In Streptomyces sp. RFCAC02, the following proteins share a genomic window:
- a CDS encoding WhiB family transcriptional regulator, whose translation MDWRHSAVCREEDPELFFPIGNTGPALLQIEEAKAVCRRCPVMEQCLQWALESGQDSGVWGGMSEDERRAMKRRAARNRARKATA comes from the coding sequence ATGGACTGGCGTCACAGCGCCGTTTGCCGCGAGGAAGACCCCGAGCTGTTCTTCCCCATCGGCAACACCGGTCCCGCGCTGCTGCAGATCGAGGAAGCCAAGGCCGTCTGCCGCCGCTGCCCCGTCATGGAGCAGTGTCTGCAGTGGGCTCTGGAGTCCGGCCAGGACTCCGGCGTCTGGGGTGGGATGAGCGAGGACGAGCGCCGCGCGATGAAGCGCCGCGCCGCCCGCAACCGGGCGCGGAAGGCCACCGCCTGA
- a CDS encoding diacylglycerol kinase family protein, whose product MRALLVVNPVATTTSARTRDVLLHALASEVKLDVAHTAFRGHARDLARQAAETGSADVVIALGGDGTVNEVVNGLLHHGPDADRLPRLAVVPGGSTNVFARALGLPNDAVEATGALLDALRAGSERAVGLGRADGTPGTVDEGVPGRWFTFCAGLGFDAGVIGRVESQRERGKRSTHALYVRQVLRQFLGDRTRTRGTISLEREEREAVTGLALAVVCNTAPWTYLGNRPIYAAPAASFDTGLDVLGLTRMSSTAVSRYAAQLLMSSPDKGPHGRHVVSLHDATHFTLQSQVPLPFQLDGDHLGLRTSVSFTGVRQALRVIV is encoded by the coding sequence ATGCGCGCACTTCTCGTGGTCAACCCGGTCGCCACCACCACCAGTGCGCGGACCCGCGACGTCCTCCTCCACGCCCTGGCGAGCGAGGTGAAGCTCGACGTCGCGCACACGGCGTTCCGCGGCCACGCCAGGGACCTCGCGCGGCAGGCGGCCGAGACGGGGTCGGCGGACGTCGTGATCGCGCTCGGCGGCGACGGCACCGTCAACGAGGTCGTCAACGGGCTGCTGCACCACGGCCCCGACGCGGACCGCCTCCCCCGGCTCGCCGTGGTGCCGGGCGGGTCGACCAATGTGTTCGCCCGCGCCCTCGGGCTGCCGAACGACGCGGTCGAGGCGACGGGCGCCCTCCTGGACGCGCTGCGCGCCGGCAGCGAGCGGGCCGTGGGCCTCGGCCGTGCCGACGGCACCCCCGGCACGGTGGACGAGGGCGTGCCGGGCCGCTGGTTCACCTTCTGCGCCGGCCTGGGGTTCGACGCCGGCGTCATCGGGCGGGTCGAGTCGCAGCGGGAGCGGGGGAAACGTTCCACGCACGCCCTGTACGTACGCCAGGTCCTGCGTCAGTTCCTCGGCGACCGGACGCGCACCCGCGGCACGATCTCGCTGGAGCGCGAGGAGCGGGAGGCCGTGACCGGTCTCGCGCTCGCGGTCGTGTGCAACACCGCGCCGTGGACGTATCTCGGCAACCGCCCGATCTATGCGGCACCCGCCGCTTCGTTCGACACGGGGCTCGATGTGCTGGGGCTGACGCGCATGTCGTCGACCGCGGTGTCCCGGTACGCGGCACAGCTCCTGATGTCGTCGCCGGATAAAGGACCGCACGGTCGACATGTCGTCTCCCTGCACGACGCGACGCACTTCACCTTGCAATCGCAGGTGCCGCTGCCGTTTCAGCTTGATGGTGACCACCTCGGACTGCGGACCAGCGTCTCGTTCACAGGCGTACGGCAAGCACTGCGTGTGATTGTGTGA
- a CDS encoding RNA polymerase sigma factor SigF — MTGAQGPPRDEGAEVNEVEQAARIIPGQPEPAPSAHAEQHAHAEQHVRDEPHVRAGHPVAPAEPVPRRPVPDPHDRAAARDLFVELRGLPEGSPERAELRNTLVRMHLPLVEHLARRFRNRGEPLDDLTQVATIGLIKSVDRFDPERGVEFSTYATPTVVGEIKRHFRDKGWAVRVPRRLQELRLSLSQATAELSQQHGRAPTVHELAGRLNISEEDVLEGLESANAYSTLSLDVPDTDDESPAVADTLGAEDDALEGVEYRESLKPLLEELPPREKKILLLRFFGNMTQSQIAQEVGISQMHVSRLLARTLAQLRDKLLVEE, encoded by the coding sequence GTGACCGGCGCGCAGGGGCCGCCACGGGACGAGGGGGCCGAGGTGAACGAGGTGGAACAGGCGGCGCGGATCATTCCGGGCCAGCCCGAGCCCGCACCATCCGCACACGCAGAGCAGCACGCCCACGCGGAGCAGCACGTCCGCGACGAACCGCACGTGCGCGCCGGGCACCCGGTCGCGCCGGCCGAGCCCGTACCGCGCCGTCCGGTGCCCGACCCGCACGACCGGGCCGCCGCGCGCGACCTGTTCGTCGAACTGCGGGGACTGCCCGAGGGGTCCCCCGAGCGCGCCGAACTCCGCAACACCCTCGTCCGCATGCACCTGCCGCTGGTCGAGCACCTGGCCCGGCGGTTCCGCAACCGCGGCGAACCCCTGGACGACCTCACCCAGGTCGCCACGATCGGGCTGATCAAATCGGTGGACCGGTTCGACCCGGAGCGCGGTGTCGAGTTCTCCACCTACGCCACGCCCACGGTCGTCGGTGAGATCAAGCGGCACTTCCGCGACAAGGGCTGGGCCGTCCGCGTGCCCCGCCGGCTCCAGGAACTGCGCCTGTCCCTCAGCCAGGCCACGGCCGAGCTGTCCCAGCAGCACGGCCGCGCGCCGACCGTCCACGAGCTGGCCGGACGCCTCAACATCTCCGAGGAGGACGTCCTGGAGGGGCTCGAGTCGGCCAACGCGTACAGCACGCTGTCGCTCGACGTGCCGGACACGGACGACGAGTCCCCCGCCGTCGCCGACACCCTCGGCGCGGAGGACGACGCGCTGGAGGGCGTCGAGTACCGGGAGTCCTTGAAACCGCTCCTGGAGGAACTGCCGCCCCGCGAGAAGAAGATCCTGCTGCTGCGCTTCTTCGGCAACATGACGCAGTCCCAGATCGCGCAGGAGGTCGGCATCTCGCAGATGCACGTCTCCCGGCTCCTCGCCAGGACGCTCGCGCAGCTCCGCGACAAACTGCTCGTCGAGGAGTGA
- a CDS encoding anti-sigma regulatory factor → MSPIPGETGAQDFVEVRLPAAGAYLSVLRTATAGLAARLDFTLDEIEDLRIAVDEACAILLQQAKPGSVLDCVFTLVGDALRVTVSAPTTEGHAPERDTFAWTVLTALAGEVESTVEEDRTVSISLHKKRGAAPGTP, encoded by the coding sequence GTGTCCCCAATCCCAGGTGAGACCGGAGCGCAGGACTTCGTGGAAGTCCGGCTTCCGGCGGCGGGTGCCTATCTGTCGGTGCTGCGGACGGCGACGGCAGGTCTCGCCGCCCGGCTCGACTTCACCCTCGACGAGATCGAGGACCTGCGCATCGCCGTCGACGAGGCGTGCGCGATCCTCCTGCAGCAGGCGAAGCCGGGAAGTGTTCTCGACTGCGTGTTCACGCTCGTCGGGGACGCGCTGCGGGTCACGGTCTCGGCTCCCACCACGGAAGGGCACGCTCCCGAACGGGACACGTTCGCCTGGACGGTCCTGACCGCGCTGGCGGGTGAGGTCGAATCGACCGTGGAAGAGGACAGGACGGTCAGCATCAGCCTGCACAAGAAGCGCGGCGCTGCCCCCGGAACGCCGTGA
- a CDS encoding NUDIX domain-containing protein, with protein sequence MTMLAAGVLVLDRAADTVLLLKRGPRAKFGRGLWDLPVGKSEPGEPVTATAVRELREETGLVADPADLRLAHVVHAARGAGAPSGFLTVVFAVERWTGTAHNAEPAKHSQVRWFPLDTLPGDLVFATDRVIARCVDQAPDITLHGWS encoded by the coding sequence ATGACCATGCTGGCCGCCGGCGTCCTCGTGCTCGACCGGGCGGCGGACACCGTCCTCCTCCTCAAGCGCGGCCCCCGGGCGAAGTTCGGGCGCGGCCTGTGGGACCTGCCTGTCGGCAAGAGCGAGCCGGGCGAGCCCGTCACGGCCACCGCCGTCCGCGAACTGCGCGAGGAGACCGGCCTCGTGGCCGACCCGGCCGACCTGCGGCTCGCCCATGTCGTGCACGCCGCCCGGGGCGCCGGGGCACCCAGCGGCTTCCTCACCGTCGTCTTCGCCGTCGAGCGCTGGACCGGCACCGCGCACAACGCGGAGCCCGCGAAGCACAGCCAGGTCCGGTGGTTCCCCCTGGACACCCTTCCCGGCGACCTGGTGTTCGCGACGGACCGCGTGATCGCGCGCTGCGTCGACCAGGCGCCGGACATCACCCTGCACGGCTGGAGTTGA
- a CDS encoding PAS domain-containing sensor histidine kinase, producing the protein MNDLVRQHTDLGEPDLDWLHLLVSEWQLLSDLSFADLVLWLPTRDGTRYVSVAQMRPNTGPTSYQDDMVGHLVPRGRRPLLDVALDEGRIVREGDPEWREEVPVRVESIPVRRESRVLGVIARNTNLLTVRTPSRLELTYLQSASDLAQMIAGGAFPFPGQQVGMDRAPRVGDGFIRLDADGVVQYASPNALSAYHRLGLAADLVGLPLGPTTADLAPTRGPVDESLVKLASGWAPREAEIEGDECVVQLRAIPLEPKGERIGSLILLRDVTELRRRERELMTKDATIREIHHRVKNNLQTVAALLRLQARRIGATGDAGARAALEEAVRRVGSIAIVHETLSQNLDERVEFDEIADRVISMVAELSPDGRVSGRRTGRFGILDAETATPLSMVLTEVLQNALEHGFGPGERGSIEVGAARTAARREKGRLLVTVQDDGRGLPPGFDPRTSGNLGLQIVRTLVEGELGGRFDMVPVAEGGTRVVLDVPLDERKR; encoded by the coding sequence ATGAACGACCTCGTACGCCAGCACACCGATCTGGGCGAGCCCGACCTCGACTGGCTCCACCTGCTGGTGTCCGAGTGGCAGCTCCTCTCCGACCTCTCCTTCGCGGATCTCGTGCTGTGGCTGCCCACCCGTGACGGCACGCGCTACGTCTCGGTCGCCCAGATGCGTCCCAACACCGGCCCCACCTCGTACCAGGACGACATGGTCGGCCACCTCGTCCCGCGCGGCCGGCGCCCCCTCCTCGACGTGGCGCTCGACGAGGGACGCATCGTCCGCGAGGGCGACCCGGAATGGCGCGAGGAGGTGCCGGTCCGCGTCGAGTCGATCCCGGTCCGCCGCGAGAGCCGCGTCCTCGGCGTCATCGCCCGCAACACCAACCTCCTCACCGTCCGCACCCCGAGCCGCCTGGAGCTGACCTACCTCCAGAGTGCCTCCGACCTCGCGCAGATGATCGCGGGCGGCGCCTTCCCGTTCCCCGGCCAGCAGGTCGGCATGGACCGGGCGCCGCGCGTCGGCGACGGCTTCATCCGCCTGGACGCCGACGGCGTCGTGCAGTACGCCAGCCCCAACGCGCTGTCCGCCTACCACCGCCTCGGCCTGGCCGCCGACCTCGTCGGTCTCCCGCTCGGCCCGACCACCGCCGACCTGGCGCCGACGCGCGGCCCCGTCGATGAGTCGCTCGTCAAGCTCGCGAGCGGCTGGGCGCCCCGGGAGGCCGAGATCGAGGGCGACGAGTGCGTGGTCCAGCTCCGGGCCATCCCCCTCGAACCCAAGGGCGAGCGCATCGGCTCCCTCATACTGCTGCGCGACGTCACCGAGCTGCGGCGCCGCGAGCGCGAGCTGATGACGAAGGACGCCACCATCCGGGAGATCCACCACCGGGTGAAGAACAACCTCCAGACCGTGGCCGCCCTGCTGCGCCTGCAGGCCCGGCGGATCGGTGCCACCGGGGACGCCGGCGCCCGCGCCGCGCTGGAGGAGGCGGTGCGGCGCGTCGGCTCGATCGCGATCGTCCACGAGACCCTGTCGCAGAACCTCGACGAGCGCGTGGAGTTCGACGAGATCGCCGACCGCGTCATCAGCATGGTCGCCGAACTCTCCCCGGACGGGCGGGTGTCGGGCCGCCGCACCGGCCGGTTCGGCATCCTGGACGCCGAGACGGCCACGCCGCTGTCCATGGTCCTCACCGAGGTCCTGCAGAACGCGCTCGAGCACGGCTTCGGGCCGGGGGAGCGGGGCTCCATCGAGGTGGGGGCGGCCCGGACGGCGGCCCGCCGCGAGAAGGGCCGGCTCCTCGTCACCGTCCAGGACGACGGCCGCGGCCTGCCGCCCGGCTTCGACCCGCGCACCAGCGGCAACCTGGGCCTGCAGATCGTCAGGACGCTGGTCGAGGGCGAGCTCGGCGGGCGCTTCGACATGGTGCCGGTCGCGGAGGGCGGCACCCGCGTCGTCCTCGACGTGCCCCTGGACGAGCGCAAGCGCTGA